One Methanomassiliicoccales archaeon genomic region harbors:
- the thsB gene encoding thermosome subunit beta — protein MAGTPILILKEGTKRERGRDAQYNNIMAARAVADAVRSSLGPRGMDKMLVDSMGDVVITNDGVTILKEMDVQHPAAKMLVEVSKAQDEECGDGTTTAAVLAGELLKKAQDLIDADVHPTIIAQGYRMASQKAVEILESLAIPVRHDDKETLKKIAMTAMISKAVSASREHLANLAVEAVTTIAEERDGRWVVDLKDNIQIVKKQGGAMEDTEIIKGIIIDKEPVHPAMPKKIEKAKIALVSGAMEIKKTEVEAKIQITDPSQMQAFLAEEENMLKKMVECVKKAGANVLFCQKGIDDLAQHFLAKEKIFAVRRVKESDMEKLAKATGANIVNKFTELEPSDLGTADLVEVRKIQEDEMTFVKGCKNPKAVSILVRGGTEHVVDEMERSLDDALNVVAVAIEDGKMITGGGSTAVELAMRLREYAATVSGREQIAIDAFAAAMEVIPTALSENAGLDPIDILIELRKAHKSGEKHAGVNVFTGKVTDMLKENVIEPLRVGRQAINSATDAAIMILRIDDVIAAKGETKTGAGGKGKEGSGAGEEEFGD, from the coding sequence ATGGCAGGAACACCAATATTAATACTTAAAGAAGGTACCAAACGAGAACGTGGGCGAGATGCCCAATACAACAACATAATGGCAGCTAGAGCCGTTGCCGATGCAGTCAGAAGCTCTTTGGGTCCGAGGGGCATGGACAAAATGCTGGTTGATAGCATGGGCGACGTCGTCATAACAAACGACGGAGTCACGATTTTGAAAGAAATGGATGTCCAGCACCCTGCGGCCAAGATGCTTGTTGAAGTTTCGAAAGCGCAAGACGAAGAATGCGGAGATGGAACCACCACAGCAGCAGTTCTTGCGGGAGAACTACTCAAAAAGGCGCAGGACTTAATCGATGCTGATGTTCACCCGACGATCATTGCACAGGGCTACAGAATGGCTTCGCAGAAAGCGGTCGAAATTCTTGAATCTCTAGCAATCCCAGTAAGGCACGACGACAAGGAAACATTGAAGAAGATCGCCATGACGGCCATGATCAGTAAGGCTGTTTCAGCATCTAGGGAACACCTGGCGAATCTCGCAGTCGAGGCTGTTACAACAATTGCAGAAGAAAGAGACGGGCGATGGGTAGTTGACCTCAAAGACAACATCCAAATCGTCAAGAAGCAAGGCGGCGCAATGGAAGACACTGAGATAATAAAAGGAATAATCATTGATAAGGAACCTGTGCACCCAGCGATGCCAAAGAAAATTGAAAAGGCGAAGATTGCACTAGTCAGCGGCGCGATGGAAATCAAGAAAACAGAAGTTGAGGCAAAGATTCAAATTACAGATCCGTCGCAGATGCAAGCGTTCCTCGCAGAAGAGGAAAACATGCTTAAGAAAATGGTGGAATGCGTCAAGAAAGCTGGCGCAAACGTGCTATTCTGCCAGAAAGGAATCGATGATCTTGCACAGCACTTCCTGGCAAAGGAAAAGATATTTGCCGTTCGCAGGGTAAAGGAATCCGACATGGAGAAGCTAGCAAAAGCCACTGGTGCAAACATTGTCAACAAGTTTACTGAGCTTGAACCATCCGATCTGGGGACCGCGGATCTCGTGGAAGTCAGGAAAATCCAGGAAGATGAGATGACATTTGTAAAGGGTTGCAAGAATCCGAAGGCAGTATCCATTCTCGTCCGAGGCGGTACAGAGCACGTTGTAGATGAGATGGAGAGATCACTTGATGATGCACTTAATGTCGTCGCCGTGGCAATAGAGGACGGCAAGATGATTACGGGCGGTGGCTCGACAGCCGTCGAGCTGGCTATGCGGCTCAGAGAATATGCAGCTACCGTCAGCGGTCGTGAGCAAATTGCAATTGATGCCTTTGCGGCGGCTATGGAAGTCATCCCGACTGCTTTATCAGAGAATGCTGGTCTCGATCCAATAGACATACTGATCGAGCTACGTAAGGCCCACAAGAGTGGTGAGAAGCACGCTGGTGTAAATGTATTCACCGGCAAGGTCACGGACATGCTCAAGGAAAACGTCATCGAGCCCCTGAGGGTAGGAAGGCAAGCGATCAATTCCGCAACGGATGCGGCAATCATGATATTAAGGATCGATGACGTCATCGCCGCGAAGGGCGAGACTAAGACAGGTGCAGGCGGTAAGGGCAAAGAGGGTAGCGGCGCTGGTGAAGAGGAATTTGGAGATTAA
- a CDS encoding VIT1/CCC1 family protein, with product MDKSDIQDEVLEFQKTEITLHEFYKRLAKSAKGQRNRDILKSIAADELAHYEYWKDISEKEVKPRRMKLLIYTVLSWIFGITFSMKLMERHEKQAQRSYEIRQSKYQGINSLLEDEVSHEEDLINLIDERRLRYTGAIIRGINDGVVEITGEIIGLSLIFHESRLVGFIALISGSVGSLSLASSEYLAAFWEENQQTPLGAASYTVVAYMITLVILIWPLLIGIPSVTALPIVVFNAVILIFLFNYHLSIAKDMKFSKRFLHMLIVSLGVALVSFILGLLIRYALHIEI from the coding sequence ATGGATAAATCTGATATCCAGGATGAAGTTCTTGAGTTCCAAAAGACCGAAATCACTCTTCACGAATTTTACAAGCGATTAGCCAAATCAGCGAAAGGACAAAGGAATAGAGATATTCTCAAGTCGATAGCCGCTGATGAGTTAGCTCACTACGAATACTGGAAAGATATTTCGGAAAAGGAAGTGAAACCGCGCAGGATGAAACTCTTGATTTATACTGTACTGTCATGGATTTTCGGCATCACTTTCTCAATGAAACTCATGGAGCGCCATGAAAAGCAGGCTCAACGTTCCTATGAAATACGGCAATCAAAGTATCAAGGAATCAACAGTCTACTTGAAGACGAAGTGTCGCATGAAGAAGATCTGATTAATTTGATAGATGAAAGAAGGCTCAGGTACACAGGTGCGATTATCAGAGGGATAAATGACGGCGTGGTGGAGATCACTGGCGAGATAATAGGTCTTTCACTTATCTTTCATGAAAGCAGACTTGTGGGCTTTATTGCACTTATCTCAGGCTCGGTGGGATCATTAAGTCTGGCAAGCTCCGAGTACCTCGCGGCGTTTTGGGAGGAAAATCAACAGACGCCTCTGGGAGCTGCATCGTATACGGTCGTTGCATATATGATAACCCTGGTTATACTCATTTGGCCTCTATTAATAGGCATTCCGTCGGTCACCGCTTTGCCGATCGTTGTTTTTAATGCCGTAATCCTCATCTTTCTTTTTAACTATCACCTCAGCATTGCCAAGGATATGAAATTCAGCAAAAGATTTCTACATATGTTGATTGTGAGTCTGGGGGTTGCACTGGTCTCTTTCATCCTAGGGCTTTTGATAAGATATGCATTGCATATCGAAATATGA
- a CDS encoding archease, producing the protein MMYEKLDHTADVMIKARGSNIEECFANAAYGMFDQIVEANKIDPKIEYNIRVEAENTEALLYNFLSELLYIFDTKKLVFSKFSVKFVGNALICTAWGEQFNPHKHKPKKEIKAVTYHMMTINKDEPSVTVLFDI; encoded by the coding sequence ATGATGTACGAGAAGCTAGATCACACCGCGGATGTGATGATTAAGGCGCGTGGCTCAAACATTGAAGAATGTTTTGCAAACGCCGCATATGGCATGTTTGATCAAATCGTCGAAGCCAATAAAATAGATCCAAAAATCGAGTACAACATAAGAGTCGAAGCCGAGAATACAGAAGCACTGCTTTACAATTTTCTTTCAGAACTTCTTTATATTTTTGACACGAAGAAGCTTGTGTTCTCAAAGTTCAGTGTGAAATTTGTAGGCAATGCACTTATCTGTACCGCCTGGGGCGAACAATTTAATCCGCATAAACATAAGCCCAAGAAGGAGATCAAAGCCGTAACCTATCATATGATGACTATTAACAAAGACGAACCTTCCGTAACCGTTCTTTTTGATATATGA
- a CDS encoding DUF835 domain-containing protein gives MNNVELVLEKGSTYIIKEKTPKLAYRIFSNAIGDGASGIIITRIYPIKLKKQFEIGSSTIYWLTNVIADMALRPKDLEELSFKLERFISTHENPIVIIDCLEYLITNNDFTTVLKFVQSIRDQITIRNAILLISINPLTLDSHNLKLLEEEADYII, from the coding sequence ATGAATAATGTAGAACTGGTTCTGGAAAAAGGATCAACATATATCATCAAAGAAAAGACACCCAAATTAGCGTACCGCATTTTTTCCAATGCGATTGGAGACGGGGCTTCTGGAATCATCATAACCCGCATTTATCCTATAAAACTTAAGAAGCAATTTGAAATAGGTTCTTCAACGATATATTGGCTGACCAATGTAATAGCAGATATGGCACTTAGACCCAAAGATCTAGAAGAGTTGAGTTTTAAACTGGAGAGGTTCATTTCTACGCATGAAAACCCGATTGTAATTATTGATTGTCTCGAATACCTAATCACGAATAACGATTTTACAACAGTCTTGAAATTTGTGCAATCAATAAGAGATCAGATTACGATAAGAAACGCAATTCTACTGATTTCTATTAACCCTCTAACATTGGATTCACATAATCTTAAATTGCTCGAAGAAGAAGCGGATTATATCATTTAG
- a CDS encoding DUF47 family protein, with the protein MFRKNAKNSSRRDSDGARGKIVDVLFPPRYDFYKMLSDQAKITLEGVRVLLEWVKFGEIDAPRLLQQIEEKADEMRYDMEGKLMESFVTPFDRQDIYTISRQMDYILNYSLSTALEMKAFGINPDGPIVTMVECLYEGTSTLAEAISLMKRNEKLPEFMIHKMRNSERKIETIYIESMSTIFETDDPIGIIKKREIYHHLKDAGRILGMTIDVLHRIILGIE; encoded by the coding sequence ATGTTTCGTAAGAACGCAAAGAATAGTTCGAGAAGAGATAGCGACGGCGCAAGGGGGAAAATCGTAGATGTCTTGTTTCCTCCACGGTATGATTTTTACAAAATGCTCAGTGATCAAGCGAAGATCACTTTAGAGGGGGTGCGTGTGCTTTTGGAGTGGGTTAAGTTTGGCGAGATAGATGCCCCGAGACTACTTCAGCAAATTGAAGAGAAAGCGGATGAAATGAGATACGATATGGAAGGCAAGCTGATGGAAAGTTTCGTGACACCATTTGATAGGCAGGATATTTACACGATTTCCCGCCAGATGGATTATATCCTCAATTATTCGCTTTCTACGGCACTTGAAATGAAGGCGTTTGGGATAAACCCAGATGGGCCAATCGTAACGATGGTTGAATGTCTATATGAAGGAACATCTACTCTGGCAGAAGCGATATCCTTGATGAAGCGAAATGAGAAATTACCTGAATTCATGATCCATAAGATGCGGAATAGTGAAAGAAAAATTGAAACGATTTACATTGAATCAATGAGTACTATCTTTGAAACTGACGATCCAATAGGCATAATCAAAAAAAGGGAGATTTATCACCATCTAAAGGACGCTGGCAGAATTCTTGGAATGACGATCGACGTTCTTCATAGAATCATTCTTGGAATCGAGTAA
- a CDS encoding inorganic phosphate transporter: MESAVNVVFIFIVVILALFFCATNGFHDASSTIATLIGSKTATPIQAVLLASVSNLVGALVGGSAVVYTIQSLTFISHPQLLVICLFSATLSAVVWNIITWKYGLPSSSTHAFIGGLIGATIPVGGIEALNWGIDSVLAPSPSLDGILKVFVLLATSIVVGLAGGYLLMKTTTMVLRKSTRSANKSVRKVQWITASLLSFSHGANDTQKQISIIMIVFASSGFLVQSDVHLGIRLACALAMAVGTMFGGWRIVRTLAVKIYRIGPLHSLNSQSVSTAAVLFSTIAGAPVSTTHVVSASIIGIGTAENAKMVDWTLGKEIFVSWLLTFPITMLISGLLSLMLTVI; encoded by the coding sequence GTGGAATCCGCCGTCAATGTCGTCTTCATTTTCATTGTAGTAATCTTGGCTCTGTTTTTTTGTGCAACAAATGGGTTTCATGATGCCAGCTCAACAATTGCTACATTGATTGGATCAAAAACAGCAACGCCTATACAAGCTGTATTACTTGCATCTGTTTCAAATCTCGTCGGTGCACTCGTTGGGGGTAGTGCTGTGGTGTATACTATTCAATCTCTAACTTTTATTTCACATCCTCAACTTCTCGTGATATGTCTATTTAGTGCGACATTAAGCGCGGTTGTTTGGAATATCATAACTTGGAAGTATGGACTACCGTCATCATCTACCCACGCGTTCATCGGCGGATTGATCGGTGCAACCATTCCTGTAGGGGGAATCGAAGCTCTGAATTGGGGTATTGATTCGGTTTTGGCTCCATCGCCTTCTCTAGATGGTATTCTAAAAGTTTTCGTATTGCTTGCCACTTCGATAGTTGTTGGCCTCGCAGGTGGCTATCTGCTCATGAAGACAACAACAATGGTATTGCGGAAATCGACGCGTTCCGCGAACAAATCTGTTCGAAAAGTCCAATGGATAACCGCAAGTCTTCTTTCTTTCAGTCATGGCGCTAACGACACACAAAAACAGATTAGTATAATTATGATCGTTTTCGCATCAAGTGGATTTCTAGTACAATCAGACGTTCATCTCGGTATAAGATTAGCATGCGCATTAGCGATGGCCGTAGGAACGATGTTTGGTGGGTGGCGTATTGTAAGGACGCTTGCAGTAAAAATCTACCGCATAGGACCTCTACACAGCCTTAATTCGCAATCGGTGTCAACTGCAGCAGTTTTATTTTCAACGATTGCAGGAGCACCAGTATCGACCACTCACGTGGTTTCTGCGAGCATCATCGGAATCGGCACCGCAGAGAATGCAAAAATGGTAGATTGGACTCTTGGGAAGGAAATTTTCGTTTCATGGTTATTAACATTCCCCATCACAATGTTAATATCGGGTTTATTATCCTTAATGTTGACCGTCATTTAG
- a CDS encoding PfkB family carbohydrate kinase has product MKRDVVGVGALNVDFIYEVNRLVVAEKSYVPGSEIFEDKRRFRRVKEELDQTGKLVRRSAGGSAANTVYALAKMGFKTGILGITGIDELGDFILYSMNDVDYSHVKRLDDTGVCLSLVSRGERSLIVFPNANDMFSISIEDIGYLNESRIVHMSSFVGDRGLNEQKKIAKELDAGVMLSFDPGEIYARKGLRAIKTILRRCDILFINERELQLLTSNDVVEGSKMLLETGPEIVACKMGEKGSIIVTDTDEITISPTNTVVVDKTGAGDVYDAGFLAGILMDWPIEKCGNFASFVAGRSIAYYGRDGYPDKDTIKIFDGVM; this is encoded by the coding sequence ATGAAGCGCGATGTTGTAGGTGTAGGAGCTCTTAACGTGGATTTCATTTATGAAGTCAATAGGTTAGTAGTTGCAGAGAAAAGTTATGTCCCAGGTTCAGAAATCTTTGAAGATAAGAGACGATTCCGTCGTGTGAAAGAAGAGCTTGATCAAACTGGTAAGCTTGTAAGAAGAAGCGCGGGCGGTTCGGCTGCAAATACCGTTTATGCACTTGCCAAAATGGGGTTCAAAACTGGAATTCTTGGTATAACTGGAATCGATGAATTAGGAGATTTCATACTTTATTCCATGAATGACGTTGATTACTCGCATGTGAAACGACTTGATGATACTGGCGTATGCTTATCTCTTGTCTCAAGAGGGGAGCGATCCTTGATCGTTTTTCCCAATGCAAATGACATGTTTTCTATTTCGATAGAAGATATTGGATATCTGAATGAGTCCCGAATCGTTCACATGAGTTCTTTTGTGGGAGACCGTGGATTGAATGAACAGAAGAAAATTGCAAAAGAACTGGATGCCGGCGTTATGCTTTCATTCGATCCGGGCGAAATCTACGCAAGAAAAGGTTTGAGAGCCATCAAAACAATTCTGAGACGATGTGACATTCTTTTCATCAATGAGAGGGAACTGCAATTGCTAACATCTAATGATGTTGTGGAAGGATCGAAAATGCTTTTGGAGACAGGTCCTGAAATTGTTGCGTGTAAAATGGGAGAAAAGGGTTCGATCATTGTGACTGATACTGATGAAATCACCATCTCTCCAACCAATACAGTGGTTGTTGATAAAACTGGCGCAGGCGATGTCTACGATGCGGGTTTTTTGGCAGGAATCCTTATGGACTGGCCAATTGAAAAATGTGGTAATTTTGCAT